From the genome of Solanum dulcamara chromosome 12, daSolDulc1.2, whole genome shotgun sequence:
GTTAGTTCTTAATTTACTCTAATTATTAATTTGTAGTCAtttctatattatattttttaggacattatatttattatattcaaaggatgatataattaaattactattctatttatagtttcttAAAAACTGTGCAAAGTTaatagtggacaagtaaagaTAGACGGGTGGAGTATTTTTTATCtatttgaccttttttttttgttagcaTGCTTCTATACAAAGGTGATTAGTTATCAATGAAGACATGAATCGTCGAATTGAATCTGTACAATTTTTCAATCTTGACTGTTGGCAAACGTATAACTATTGTCCGCAGGGCATGCCTCCTAAGCTTATCACTCACCTATGCTCTTGCAGCATGCCCCCTTCGAGCAATAGAGTATAATACGTGAAGCAGCTGAGTCATAGTTATTCGATCGCTATATTCTTGCATAGAAATAGATTGTGTTTGAACTACTTTTTAGTAATATAGTATCTTGAAATGTAtagttaatattataaatttaacataatatatttgtaatttGTGAATATTCAATAACTTAGCAAAACGATCGAAAGTAcacatttcatataattaaagattaaatatttttagttagaTATCACAAGGTCCATAAATTAAATTGACCATAATTGAAGGACCAGAAATGCtgttttcttaattatattttttttggaggTGGGAGGGAGGGGGGTTGTACAAAAAAGGATAAAATTCTTCTAGTTACTTCCACCCATAAATAGTCTTGCATCTATTGCATTTGATCAATTCTCTTGTTTTCACATTTagaaaaatatatcattttctcttcttgaacttttgaaaaataattaagaagagAATTATGGAGTGGGATTGGTTAAGGGATTTCTTGAAAGGGATGATTAAGCCTTTTGCTGCACTTGCTGTTGTGTTTATGGCAGTTGGATTATCATATGTACAGAAATTGGGACTTGAAGGAGAAATGATTTATTCTGTTTTTAGAGCATTTATTCAACTATCCATTATTGGTTTTGTTCTTCAATTCATTTTCAGTCAGAAGAATGCTGCTTGGATCATTCTTGCGTATCTATTCATGGTATGTTTAATTCTCCTCTTCGTATCTCTCGTATAGTCATTCAGttaatagttattattttaaaaagaattattaaaaataaatgactTTCTAAAACAATACTCTAACTTTAAGTTACAATAAGTATCTTTCAAGTCagcaaaaattcaaaataatgaaagtttatagagagaaataaaaagaaaaaagctaatttctttttttaatcaagtgatcatatgagaaatcaaccgtttaattcttttttttattttattctattttcatttttttttttaaaagatccCAAGCAAATGGAGAAATATAGAATCTTTCTACATATGTACAGGATTTGCTGGTAATTTAGTTTTCCAAATTTGTTTGAGAGAAAACTATTTGAGATGATTTGATATGTCGTGGTCTACGAATGCATCTGTCCGTCTATAATTTGTAAATACGAAATTATGATAAGTGAAAGTGTTTAAAAAGGTTGAAGTAAATCTCATATAAGTTTATGGGTGgagtcaaaatttaaatttatgaattaaatatttttattcgtttaagttattaaataataatttatacagATGGCCGAAAAAACTATAATTTCTATGACGTGAAATTAAACCTCATATAAATTGCATCTGACGTGAAAGTAAGTTGTGtcgagaaaattatattttttaagaatctagagcaaacaaaatttgaggcgtaatagaaggaaaataaattttataggCTAATTCAATAAATTGAAATTATATAGTAGTCATATAATTAGTACATTTATTTCACGTCCTGTGTCTTTATAAGTtctatagaaaaaatattttaaatattatattggTACTTTTTCTATCTCAAATTATGGCtagtaatttctttttaaaaaataattatattaaattatttattattttagaagtTCAAGACAAAACTAATGATGTAtactttttttccattttattcttAAAAGTAATTGTTCTTGAAGATTATAAATACCTCAATAAAGTAAGTATTTAACAAAGAGAGATTATATTGATCTTAATTAGACATAAATGaatgtaaattaattaaaaattaccTTTAATATATAATCCATCTGTCTAACAATAATTGTCCATTATTAACTTGACACagagattaaaaaataataaataatagggataattttactaaattacccttattaaatataaattatctaAACATTGgaaaattatttaatagtaaaaataaaatagacgtAAGATTAATTATTTGTTGGTTTTATAAACCGAACAAATAttgatgaatattttaaaatagtataatcaataaataaaaataaataaataaaatatttttttcaaaatatatataaaaaaaaacacgataaataatttgaaatattacAAATAGAAACGTTACTTTACACTAACAAAACATTCATATATCAAATCTTGATATTCGTACTCCCTTTACTTCTTCCTCAGGTCAATAATTTACTAAagacaaaataaataatatttaatttcatcaagactttatgcttcttttgactTTCAGCAAAGAATAATTCGACAAGTTCATCtaataaagatttttttatggAATAGctgagatttttttttacttttaattataattttaattcgaattttaattataaaaaaggtAATATTGAAAATGCTGCTTCTATAAATGAGCTTTGTAATATAtaagtttaaattaattaaattttaatataaatattgaacAATAAGagatttaaaaaagaaagtcaATAAAGACAAgttgttattcttcttcttattattatatcTGTATTTGCActcctatattattttattttatgctaTCATCAACAAATTGATTGTAGATTCCCCccaaaagtaaaataatattcTCCTTCCACTGGTTGATACTGATGTCGACTTTATTATATTTACTACTCCACTTACACATAGTAGGAAAAAATTTGATAACCTCCTTTTTCGTAATGACATCATAatatccttttttaaaaaaattgaagattaatatagtatttttttatatgttacTTTGGGTCCAACCTGttaaatcaaaatcaataatCGGATCATAACTTAACTCGTTCAAAACACAAACAAGTTGGATTGGTTACTGAACCTCTAATCGTCTAGGTAAATTCAAACCAATTCCTTTGTATTTTTAACCAAATTGTTGTCTCATTACTAATAATTTTGAGTGTTAATTATGACATAaacttagataatttatttgttgATTTTGCAGGTAACAATTGCTGGTTATACGGCTGGACAACGTGCAAAACATGTACCACGAGGAAAATATATAGCTGGAGTTTCGATTCTTGCTGGAACTTCTGTTACTATGTTCTTGTTGGTTATTTTGAATGTTTTCCCTTTCACCCCTCGTTACATCATCCCCGTTGCGGGGATGATGGTTGGTAATGCAATGACAGTCACTGGTGTTACGATGAAGAAACTCCGTGATGACATCAAGATACAAATGTCCCTGGTACGTCGAGTTTTAAATCTTAATGTAGGCATGTGACAAGGTCTCTATACTATTTGAAATTGCTTATTTTGTACTTTGTAACACTTTTGCCCCATTTATACACTTGTTATTAGCAAATTGTCTAGTATTTTTCCTTCCCATTAACGGAGCTCTAGTACTCTAAAATGAGCGGACTCCACGTATCCAAATTTTCGAGGAAAAAGGTCCAAATTTATTCTCAACTTCCAATTTAAAGTTGTACTCAAGAGTTTGGAGCTACATTAGGGGGTAAGGGAGAAAATAaacgttttttttttctaatgacAGTGTATAGTATTGGACCAAAAGTATAAAACATAGctccctctgtttcaatttatgtggcaaAGTTTGAAAAAGAtcgaagtttaagaaagaaagtacGTTTATTGTAAGTTGTAACTTGTTTTCATAAACATGTTATAAGACTTTTCAAACTTATAGTTTTAAACAACTGTGTCAATATAAAGACCCTATTACGggcaaaaaatgaaaagtttaagTTGTGTTATTTCCAAATTTAGAAAGTTGACATTCTTTTTAAATTGTTAAAAAGAAAATGCTGCCACATAAACTGGAACGGAAGGAGTAGTAAAGTTGCTCAATTTCGATAGTATATTGCTATAAAATTAGGTTCAATTTGGAAAATGGCAAATTTGGTCTATACTGAGCATGTAGTTGTTGTTCATAAATTTGGTGTATGCATACTGAAGAATGTTTGTTTTTGGTAGGTAGAGACAGCATTGGCTCTAGGGGCAACTCCTAGGCAAGCAACACTACAACAAGTGAAAAGATCACTTGTTATTGCTCTGTCTCCTGTGTTAGACAATGCCAAAACAGTTGGACTTATATCACTTCCAGGTGCAATGACTGGGCTAATTATGGGAGGAGCTTCTCCTCTCGAGGCGATTCAATTGCAGATTGTTGTAATGAACATGCTTATCGGGGCATCCACTGTCAGCAGCATCTTCTCGACGTACCTCTCCTGGCCCTCATTCTTCACTAAAGCTTATCAGTTAGAAACCAAAGTTTTCTCCTCAGAGTGAAGAAGGGGATTTTGAGTTTGACACTCATGAAGAACAAGTTTTACTAGTAgtgaaaacaattttttttcatgtgACATGTATGCACTCATCAAAATGatgatgtggcaatgacatgtCATTTTTCACTgccttaaaaaaataactttctgATATAATAACTATTATATGAGTTTTCGTATGAGAAATCAACTCCGTATTTGCTACTAGATTTAATGAGAGAATATATTAATAATGATGTCAAATTAGGACGAGTTCAAATCAGAAAAAATGTCAATTTGctggattttttttaaaaaaagttgtaCAGAAGTAGAACAATCGTTATATTCTGATCACACAAAATGTTACATTAGAGATCACATCTCACCTATTGTTGGACATGACGATGCTCGAATAGCGAAATCAGATATGTTTAAACAAGCTTGTTTCTTCTACCTCTCCCATGTTGAGATTTGAAGGGCGTCTCAACGAGCTGGTGATTGTACACCCACGTTGCGTTTTCTTCCTCTACCACGTCTCACATTTCCAGCATTCACCGATTTTGGTGGTAAAACTGGTGATGTGAGAGGTACATTAGCAGGTAACGCCACAGGCGTTACAGCCACGTTACGTTTTCTACCTCTGACACCATTATTCACCGGTTTCAGAGATAAACCTGGTGGTGGAACACCAGGCACAATGTTACCGGGATTTAAAGGGTTAACGCCCTTTACGTTCCCTATAGGATCATACGAGCATACAACAATCGCGCCTTTTTGATCATCGCAATAGACAAATCCACTACATCCAACTTTAGTGGTAGTACGCCATATAACGTTGAGGTAATGCCCGCATTCACATCCAGCGCGCTCAGGCTGGCAATTGCATTGATTCGTAGCGTGGTTGAAGAATTGCTTCTCTCCGAACCATTTCTGTACAATGCTAGTGGCTGTATTCTGCCTGTAGAGTTCCCAAAATATGTTCTCCCCGTAAGGGCTCGTGGAATGTTGCCTGTAATCACACTGGTGCTTGCGCTCGTTCGCCCATGACTGGGCGAACGCAGCCAGGCTGGAGTCCCACTGTAAATGTGGGACGCCAACGCTTGATCTCAAATCATTGTGTGATTTGAGGAATTCTTGTTGGACCCAGTCGAATTGGGAGACAAAGGATGCTGCTGCTTCTGTAGAggaaataaaaatggaaaacaGCAGCAAAATTGCTCCTGATAAGATTTGGGATTTGGGGATTACCATTGACATTGATAATGACAATGCATAAAAAGAATATGGTAAATGGATTAATAGAAAAAATGGTTGCCCCTGGAATTTTGGGTTCAACTAATTGAcacctttttatttttgagttttgagttttaTGTTAGTTGTATACGAACAGAGCAGCGATAAAAGAGGAGATAAAGCCTAAAGGTATGGCCATGTTTAAATTCACAAATTTGGATTCACGTTCACCTCAAACCTTTTAGTTTGgagattttttttgttataacaGCACTGCCCAAACCAGCTTGCACGCACCTCAAGTATCAGCTACACCAAGGCTATAATAGATGAGAATAGACAACCTAGTGTGTTGTCTTTATTGGTATTTAAAGATATTTAAACTTGAGAACTTATGATGATCAACCTGCTTCATTAGCCACTATGTTACACCTCTGGGTGCAAAATGTATCTCAAGATTCGCACTGTTTGATTCTTGAATGTGACCAACCGTTTCAGTCTTGCCATTTTGGATGGAAATATACGAATTCTTATTGctctttcatttcattttacttgcccctatactaaaataaaattctctttACTTGTCCATTTTCGTTTGTTTGCAATAATTAACTAGTACTAATATTTTATCCTACATTTTGTCCAAAATAGTAGTTGGACAATTAACTCTAAAATTCAGAAAAACCATATCCTTGGTTCCAATAAATCACAGTTCTGACCACTCATCAGTAAGAAGTTCGAAAAACTTGTCAACTGGCTCCATCTAAGTCGAAACAACACAAATACTTAGAGAATGTATTGGATAGACTTGaatccaaaagaagagaaaaataaaatgacaatgaaatgcataaaattatTGACGGTTGATTTTAGTAAAAGCTCAAATGACTAAACACAACTAAATTAACATTGTTGTTTACAATTAccataacaataacaagaacaaaCACATAACTAGATGTCTTCATAATACATTTTAAACCTACTTCTACATGGCCACCGACTGCAGCCTACAAGATTTATCTGGAGATACTATGTAGCTGAACAACACCTCCTTAGTGTCAATCTATCTGAAACGacccaaatcaaaattttaagaaaacttGGAAAGCTCTTGAACCATTGAACCTTTCATAAGCAAAACAGCGAACCCAAAAAAGGACCAGTTTGAAGGAATGTGGATTTGACGACCTGACCATCATTTAACTCCAGCAGTGTGCATACAAGATTCACGATCATGAAATGCACTAGTAGCAAATATATATTGCAACACATATAACTAGTCTTACCTTTCTAACTATAGAGAACCcaacaagaaaattaaaaataacatggCCAAACCAAAAACATATGATGCATCAAAGAGAAGTACAAATTATCATGGATCTTTAAGTGCAAGATAAATGCTTATCTGCTAGAAAACAAAAGATGTACTACACTTCCCACTTCAGCTATTAGAGTAATGAAGGGTCAATAAGGTTGAATTAAATAGCCAAATACCCAAGAAGTGGACCTCCTACAAATAATGCATGTTCAATGAAAGCCGCTAACCTTGGGGAACATTTAAGTTTTAACATCAAGCAATCTCTAATCTACTCTGAACCACTTGGATAAGTTGAAACTAAAAATCTATCACTGGTTGATCCTTGACATGCAACAGGAATCTATGTTTTTCTATGTCAAAAGGGTAACGCATTACAATATAAACGTGACATTAGTAGCAGATTAATAACTGAGTGATTGATGATAAAGTCGTCAAATCAAACCCTTCAAGAAGGATACTTTGGTTGTAGTTTCATCATTTTTAATATTGATTAAGGGTCATTTCCGGTAGTTTGACGCCAAGGAGGTGGTTATCAATTATCCTTGTGCTCTCCAGAAAGACATAGTATGCTATTTTAGGAGACTAGAAAAGCTTTTTTGCAGTAATTCGAAAGCCAAAATTTATATAAGCTACAGAAAGGACAAAAACTTTAGAATCCAAGACCACCAACCTGCAAGAATTGGAAAAAAGTGGTTAAAAGATGAGGAACTCCAATTCTGCAGTTAACAAGGCCCCTAACCACAACCCAACAACAGTAAAGTAATACAATCGAGCAAGTCTTACTCGTTAACGAAGTGAGGGATCATTCAGGTTCTCCTCCAGCCTTGTCCACAGCAACAGATTCCTGAATTAAATGTATCCATAGATTAGGAAAAAGCTATTATacataagaaaaagaaattagagAAAGATTCCTACAAGTGATATATACTAGTTGGAAATAAGTTGTCTTGTTAGAATGTTAATTTTGAACCTATTGCTTTTCTAGAGGTAATTGACATTTGACCTTATCATAGATTTATATGCCAGTAATTTATATGCCAGTAAAAATATAGAGAATCGTGGCGATACcagagagagaagagaggagagaggaGAAAGGTAAAAATCCTGTTCCTATTCTTTTCTGTCTGAGACCCCCCACCTGGCTACAAGATCGCATTACAGGGCAAACTGTGTTTTCGTAAATTGGTGCACCTCTTTCCTTATATAATCCTTTTACTTGAGCCGTAGAAATATGCAACAGAATAATGAGAACTGATTGACAGATTGAGAGAATTGTATGGGGTTGGCCGTTCAATCTCAAGAGGCCAAAGCAATCGTGCAAGGTGTTGaagaccaaaataaataaataaaagttttcCCCTCTTTAATAGCTTAAACATTTAGATGATGAGGTCACACAAGATCTGCCTGTCAGATCATGAATACCAAGTGAATAATTAAAGTAAATAACATTCAAATGTGTAATGATGTcacttctcttttttctttaggGCCAAACCCTGTGCACTGCTTATGCATACAAAAACAAACCTGCTCAATATTTCCTTTGCCATTTACTTGTGGCTGTGAACCAGGCTGGGGTTGTGAAAACCTATAAAAAGAAAGTACATGACTATCAGAATTAAGCCATAAATCTGACAAAGACGGATTTATCCGTAGATTCTTACTGATATATGGATGGAAAATATTGTGCAGATTCCAAGGTGTAATAAGAGAAAATGAACAATTTTAACTTTTTACAACCTGAGAGCCCTAGCTTTCCTTTTATCTTCCTCCACTGGATCAGTCTTCCCTGGTGGCGCAAACCTTGTCAACCTAGCCTTCTTCTTCTTAGCCTCCTCATCAGTTGTGTCGGATTTCACAATCCCAAACCTGAGAAAGAACGAAAAAATCTATGAAGAACTCATaaccaaacaacaacaaacccaacgTAGTCCTATAAGCGAGGTCTGTGgcgggtagagtgtatgcaaaccTTAACCCTACCTcgaggaggtagagaggctATCTTTgaaagacccttggctcaagaaGAACTCATAACCAATTTAACTAATACATCTCAGATGAAGAAAACAGGAAAAAATAGAAACCTCTCTGCCCTAGCCTGCCTCTTATGCTCCTCAGATTTCTTTAAAGCATCTGACCCTTGAACTGGGGACCCAGTGCCAAACCTGTGAAACACAATTCAAAAAAAGGGTAGAATCACAGTGCTCCATAAGACACAGAAATTAAACCAAAAAGTGCAAAACACATGAATGTTATcaacttttttgtttttctccTGACAACTAAGAATTGCCATTCACTTGTCACATATAAGTACATGTTTGATTGCAGGTGCAACCAGATAGATACTAAAATCTCAGAAAATAGTAATCCAATACCAGAACCTTTGTTATTAGTGAAGAATCTTCACTTCCTAGAACAAAGTTCTAAAAACTGTTTAACTGCTCATCCTCTCAATTAAGTATTAAAATACGAAAAGATTGAGTTAAAAATTGCCCAGCAATTTTCCTCACAACAACCAGAAATCGTGAAGGCATATAACCACCAATGACCACCACAAATCCTCAAAGATGTCCAGTTGAACCTAATGGTACTGCAAAGGAAATACAATAATCGGATCTAAAACAATTGAGAAGGCTAGTTTCCAGCAAAGAgcaattatgttttaaaaaaaatgagaaaatgctGGAATTCACACCAAAAATTATATGTACTGATATTTGCACTCAGGACCAGCCAAAATTATGGAATAAACCACAAACACAATTGCATGCAACGATTTAAagatacaaaaatatattaCCTCTCAGCTCGGGAATTTCGCTTCTCTTCTTCGGATAGCTGAACAGGCATTCCAAACCGCTCAGCTCGCTTCATCTTCTTCTGAATATCATTACCCTGACAGCTGTCATCTCCTCCCGCCGCCTTGATTTCCTCTTTGGCACCATCAGATGGCGGTGATTTCGGCGAGTCAGGTGCGGAATCGGGAGGGGAAACGCTTTCAGCCACTGGCTTGGGATCTGACGGCTCATCTAGGGTTTTCATATGGTTTCCGGGATTCTGCTGCGCTGTCGTTGTGGCGGCCATAGCTGAGGATCgaagagagaaagagaactTTGGAAATGGCGATTCCTTCAGTGAATTGCAAACGACGAAATGGTAGCGGCAGctgcttttttttctttctgggGATTGTAGTGATTCTTATGCCTCGTTTGGTTCGGACTTTGGAGGGCGATATTTTTTGCCTAAAATTCCCAAAAACACCCTTTAACTCCTCTTTCGATTTATCCCCGGTAAAAAGTTGGAAAAATTACGCggataagcaaatatatactagttaattaactaatataattatagtttgaattaattatggctcacAATAAATATCTAGCTATAATtgcagtttgagttttgtataattcgcgcgatttatACGTTACAAACGTTGTACGCaaatcgaattgtatagcgaaatatacaaatgttATACAAAAACTGCGAATTTTATAGAGAATTATGTAAACATATATAAATGTtgtgcgaattatacaaatgttgttaTAACTATAGTTACGAACTGTAATTAACAAACTATAGTTATggagcataattaagatatttttgagtgaCTATATCAAAAATTCTCATAAAAAGTTTCatgtttaattatattttattgtgaaatttaaaaattgtattaatttatatttttaaaagtgaaaataatatttgaaaatagaAATGGTAATTGTCTTCAAGGTCAAATCCGAAGATGTTATTTTTGGAGGAATATTTTTGAGGTAATACAAAAGATGGATATTCACGTAAATATATCCTTAAgtttttatcataaaattataaaacattacataaaaattataattagcaAGAGTAATGAAAGCGAAAATAGATTATCTACTTATTGTTAAAGCTTATTTAACATGACACGTAGAATTTTATCTTATTGGAGCTATTATTGATGACAATAGACATGTATTGAAAATTAACAAGGTCAATATTAGGTAAAGTATTTATCGAAATTAGatttaattcaaattatttagcTGAATTTAGTCTACGGCCTAAACTATTTACATGTATGTTCTCTTGTTCTATTAACTGAACCattgtttttttatatttagtgccattgaagtatatatatatatgctgataGTATTTATATTACTctgattatatttatatattttaataatatcaaACAGTAATTAAATAGTCTTTTAATTGAAACACGACATATTAATAAATACAAATTAACCATTAAAAATAGGAGACTGCTCTTCCATTTTTGCCACAAAAGTGTTCTTTTCccaattatttttgagaaaatggtGAATACAAAATATAGCAATAAGATTTGGGAATTGTGGTCACTTTCCTATCTAACCATTTTCATAGTTGAACCAATTCTCCTCCTTTCAAAGTGAAAAGCCATGAATTTGGCTTCCATAATACATAACAACACTACTCAATCCCCTCCAAAGTTCATCTCCACCTCCCACAAGATATCCCCAATCACATCCCCAACATGGGTCCACTTTCAATTAGCTCCTCTTCGCTTTCCACCACCCATTTTAGGTAATTCCTCCCTCATGTGTAAATTTCCCGTGGTTCTTGGTCCACTTCATTAAGCGGCATGTTTGGTGATTGTATATCCCCAATTCGAATATATTAaagtttcttttttgtttgtttgcaGTTGGGTGTAATTGTAGACGAAGAAGATATAATGCGGTTGTTTCCTGCTTAAGAAAATCTGAACAAGGGGAAGAATTGTCTAATGCTGGTTAGAAATTAGAATTCTTATTACTCTACTTGTTTTcttatgaataaaaaaaaaagtttaaggaaaataagaatTTGGTAATTCCACTATCGTGCTGATAATGTATTGTATTTTATGAAGTTCTGTAGATGTGGGATATTATTTTTGCTTAggacatgttttttttttttctattggtatgaacttggaaaatgaaaatagtaGCATAAAAATCGTATCTTTGTTACAACCAATATATCTAGTGATATTAACCAAAAGCCAGACCAGAAATCTATGTTTGTTTGGTCATGTATAATGATCAGGGTAATGATCTCCCTATGTTTTTTCTTGTTGCCATACCAAATCATGTCGTACGAATGGGAAAAAAAATGTTACTGCAAACATTCGTGGATTCATGAAATATTACCTTAGTCTCACTGTACTACTTCTCTAATAGTTTACATTTAGCATCTAATGCAATGGATTATTAGTTGCCAATGTTGTACTCTCTTTCGTAATGTTTTTAACTATGTTAGCATCTTTAGCTCTAGAAGAAACTatgttattaaaaataatatgaccaTCCTTGCTTCCATATGATTGATTTATATGCCAAACATAACCCCCATCCACCACTCTGCAAATAAGATAAACGGGAAACTTAGTTCAAGTTTCTGTCACCATTTAATTACCAGAGTTATGTATCTATTTTTCACCTGCATGCTCTTTTGAAGGTCAAGGTCAGTTATCCATTATAATCTTCCCCTCTAAATCATTTTAATTTGATCTCCACTGGCTAATTTACCAAAAATGGCTTCAACTTACTATCCAGCTAACATGAAAACTACAGAAAAGGAGATAAATG
Proteins encoded in this window:
- the LOC129876319 gene encoding protein ALUMINUM SENSITIVE 3 gives rise to the protein MEWDWLRDFLKGMIKPFAALAVVFMAVGLSYVQKLGLEGEMIYSVFRAFIQLSIIGFVLQFIFSQKNAAWIILAYLFMVTIAGYTAGQRAKHVPRGKYIAGVSILAGTSVTMFLLVILNVFPFTPRYIIPVAGMMVGNAMTVTGVTMKKLRDDIKIQMSLVETALALGATPRQATLQQVKRSLVIALSPVLDNAKTVGLISLPGAMTGLIMGGASPLEAIQLQIVVMNMLIGASTVSSIFSTYLSWPSFFTKAYQLETKVFSSE
- the LOC129876320 gene encoding pathogenesis-related protein PRMS-like — translated: MSMVIPKSQILSGAILLLFSIFISSTEAAASFVSQFDWVQQEFLKSHNDLRSSVGVPHLQWDSSLAAFAQSWANERKHQCDYRQHSTSPYGENIFWELYRQNTATSIVQKWFGEKQFFNHATNQCNCQPERAGCECGHYLNVIWRTTTKVGCSGFVYCDDQKGAIVVCSYDPIGNVKGVNPLNPGNIVPGVPPPGLSLKPVNNGVRGRKRNVAVTPVALPANVPLTSPVLPPKSVNAGNVRRGRGRKRNVGVQSPAR
- the LOC129876367 gene encoding protein MODIFIER OF SNC1 11, coding for MAATTTAQQNPGNHMKTLDEPSDPKPVAESVSPPDSAPDSPKSPPSDGAKEEIKAAGGDDSCQGNDIQKKMKRAERFGMPVQLSEEEKRNSRAERFGTGSPVQGSDALKKSEEHKRQARAERFGIVKSDTTDEEAKKKKARLTRFAPPGKTDPVEEDKRKARALRFSQPQPGSQPQVNGKGNIEQESVAVDKAGGEPE